A single region of the Pyricularia oryzae 70-15 chromosome 4, whole genome shotgun sequence genome encodes:
- a CDS encoding methylglutaconyl-CoA hydratase: protein MPPVSRILSYAPRVAIRPSSQLARPARAFAVGTVRYYSAEQPEEPLIRVTDLPAPNSGHIRVLELNRPKARNAISRALLASLREEVHSIARQYDAQTGEEIPTPSWNKRFGGIAGDSEKGPTRALVLASAVESSFCAGADLKERRGFTQEETNEFLANLRSTFAALDALPIPTISAISSRALGGGLELALCTHFRVLTSNAIVSLPETRLGIIPGAGGTHRLPRLIGLGRARDMIVTGRAVSGAEAYFLGLADRLVEVLPPDEQEAADTTDKDAALLSAAREAALTEAVRLASQICEGGPIGIRAALQAVQAPSQETENKMYERVIGTEDRNEALKAFAEKRKPVFKGR, encoded by the exons ATGCCGCCAGTCTCAAGGATACTGTCGTACGCCCCAAGGGTAGCCATACGACCATCGAGTCAATTGGCCCGTCCTGCCCGCGCCTTTGCGGTCGGCACTGTTCGCTACTACTCAGCCGAGCAACCCGAGGAGCCCCTTATCCGCGTGACGGATCTCCCCGCGCCCAACAGCGGCCACATTCGAGTCCTCGAGTTGAATCGACCAAAAGCACGCAATGCCATCTCTCGCGCGCTCCTAGCTTCTCTAAGGGAAGAGGTCCACTCGATTGCCCGGCAATACGATGCTCAAACCGGTGAGGAGATCCCGACGCCGTCGTGGAACAAGAGGTTTGGCGGGATAGCAGGCGACAGCGAAAAGGGCCCGACGCGCGCTCTGGTGCTCGCCAGTGCAGTGGAGAGCAGCTTTTGCGCTGGTGCTGATCTCAAGGAGCGGAGGGGTTTCACGCAAGAGGA GACCAACGAGTTCCTCGCCAATTTACGCTCTACCTTTGCCGCTCTCGACGCTCTACCAATTCCCACCATCTCCGCTATATCGTCCCGCGCCCTTGGCGGCGGACTCGAACTTGCCCTATGCACACACTTTCGAGTCCTCACCTCCAACGCCATCGTGTCCCTGCCCGAGACTCGCCTCGGAATCATCCCCGGAGCGGGCGGCACTCACAGGCTACCCCGCCTCATCGGCCTCGGTCGGGCCCGCGACATGATTGTGACGGGCCGGGCCGTGTCGGGCGCCGAAGCCTACTTCCTGGGCCTAGCCGACCGATTGGTCGAGGTGCTCCCGCCCGACGAGCAGGAGGCCGCAGACACCACGGACAAGGATGCGGCGCTGCTAAGTGCCGCCCGCGAGGCTGCCTTGACCGAGGCCGTGCGCCTCGCCTCGCAGATCTGCGAGGGTGGACCGATCGGGATCAGGGCCGCCCTGCAGGCGGTGCAGGCGCCGTCCCAAGAGACTGAGAACAAAATGTACGAGAGGGTGATTGGGACCGAGGACCGGAACGAGGCGCTCAAGGCGTTTGCGGAGAAGAGAAAGCCTGTGTTCAAGGGGAGGTAA
- a CDS encoding endoprotease encodes MLFLSSLLLLALSGAPAYAVRVGNLLEPPMPPPFAIEDIEDIDPKQLTKRKISSGFFDQYIDHSNPSLGTFRQKFWWSDEFYKGPGSPVILFNPGESRADIYTGYLTNLTVPGMYAQAVGAAVVMLEHRYWGESSPFANLSTKNMQYLTLNNSISDTTRFARQVKLPFDTSGATNAPNAPWVFVGGSYPGALAGWVESVAPGTFWAYHASSAVVQDIGDYWRYFSPINEGMPKNCSADIGRVVEHIDKVLGTGSDSDKSALQTAFGLGSLEHDDFVETLANGPYLWQGIDFSTGYSDFFKFCDYVENVPPKAATRVPPGVDGVGLEKALTGYQDWIKKEYLPTACDSLGYPKGDLGCLSSHNFSAPFYRDQTVLNPGNRQWFWFLCNEPFKFWQNGAPKGEPSIVSRIIGSKYFESQCALWFPDEPREGGGVYTYGIAEGKDVASVNKFTGGWDHTDTKRLLWVNGQFDPWLHATVSSPSRPGGPLQSTDKAPVLVIPGGVHCTDLIIRNGDANEGARKVQSQAREIIKKWVSEFPKSGKSP; translated from the exons ATGCTGTTCCTTTCTTCTCTCCTTCTCCTGGCCCTGTCCGGGGCTCCGGCCTACGCAGTCCGCGTCGGCAACCTTTTGGAGCCGCCTATGCCCCCGCCCTTTGCCATCGAGGATATCGAGGATATAGACCCCAAGCAACTTACCAAGCGTAAGATCAGCAGCGGGTTCTTTGATCAATACATCGACCACAGCAATCCTTCATTGGGCACGTTTCGGCAGAAGTTTTGGTGGAGTGATGAGTTCTACAAGGGTCCAGGCTCTCCTGTGATTCTGTTCAACCCAGGAGAATCAAGGGCCGATATCTACACCGGCTACCTGACGAACCTTACCGTTCCCGGCATGTATGCGCAGGCTGTTGGTGCCGCCGTCGTCATGCTCGAGCACCGCTACTGGGGAGAGTCGTCACCTTTCGCAAACCTCAGCACCAAGAACATGCAGTATCTGACCCTCAACAACTCCATCTCCGATACAACTCGCTTTGCCCGCCAGGTGAAGCTGCCTTTTGACACCAGCGGGGCGACCAATGCCCCCAATGCTCCGTGGGTCTTTGTTGGTGGTTCATACCCTGGTGCCCTTGCCGGATGGGTAGAGAGCGTCGCCCCTGGAACTTTCTGGGCCTACCATGCGTCAAGCGCCGTGGTCCAGGATATCGGTGATTACTGGCGCTACTTTAGCCCAATTAATGAAGGCATGCCCAAGAACTGCAGCGCCGACATCGGCCGGGTCGTCGAGCACATTGACAAAGTATTGGGCACTGGATCAGACAGCGACAAGTCTGCCCTGCAGACAGCTTTTGGCCTTGGATCCCTCGAGCATGATGACTTTGTCGAGACTCTGGCGAACGGCCCATACCTGTGGCAGGGCATTGATTTCAGCACTGGCTACTCGGACTTTTTCAAGTTCTGTGACTATGTTGAG AACGTACCCCCGAAAGCAGCGACAAGAGTGCCCCCAGGAGTTGATGGTGTTGGTCTTGAGAAGGCATTGACGGGCTACCAGGATTGGATCAAGAAGGAATACCTCCCAACCGCCTGCGACAGCTTGGGATACCCCAAGGGTGACCTGGGCTGCCTGAGCAGCCACAACTTCTCAGCCCCCTTCTACCGTGACCAGACAGTATTAAACCCGGGGAACCGGCAGTGGTTTTGGTTTCTTTGCAATGAACC CTTCAAGTTTTGGCAAAACGGCGCCCCCAAGGGCGAGCCGTCGATTGTTTCGCGTATCATAGGCAGCAAATACTTTGAGAGCCAGTGTGCGTTGTGGTTCCCCGACGAGCCGCGTGAAGGCGGTGGCGTTTACACGTACGGCATCGCCGAGGGCAAGGATGTCGCCAGTGTCAACAAATTCACCGGTGGGTGGGACCACACCGACACGAAACGACTTCTTTGGGTCAACGGCCAGTTTGACCCATGGCTGCACGCTACAGTGTCGTCGCCCTCCCGCCCCGGAGGTCCCCTTCAATCGACAGACAAGGCACCTGTTCTGGTTATCCCGGGTGGAGTACACTGCACCGACTTGATTATACGCAACGGAGAC
- a CDS encoding LEA domain-containing protein, with the protein MSFAVRRVALASRTAVSTVPRASFTTGSILNKTPTESVKDGLKKVDRVVSDKLVDGINVAANVGQKAKEVTEDMSSSEAAGKASELAGEAKGKASQLAGQAQGKASEMAGQAKGKAAEVQGQAQGKAEEVKSKM; encoded by the exons ATGTCTTTCGCCGTTCGCCGTGTCGCCCTTGCTTCCCGCACAGCCGTCTCGACTGTGCCAAGGGCATCATTCACCACTGGCTCGATTCTCAACAAGACCCCCACAGAGTCCGTCAAGGATGGCTTGAAGAAGGTCGACCGCGTCGTAAGCGACAAGCTCGTCGACGGAATCAACGTCGCTG CCAACGTTGGTCAGAAGGCGAAGGAGGTCACCGAAGACATGTCCTCGAGCGAGGCTGCAGGCAAGGCCAGCGAGCTTGCCGGAGAGGCGAAGGGCAAGGCTAGTCAGCTGGCGGGACAGGCCCAAGGAAAGGCGAGCGAGATGGCCGGCCAGGCCAAGGGTAAGGCCGCCGAGGTTCAGGGTCAGGCTCAAGGAAAGGCCGAGGAGGTTAAGAGCAAGATGTAA